The nucleotide window TGGTCTGTAGAAAACATTACAGACGTTTGGGGGATAGGACGTCGGACAGAAATCAGACTGAACCGAATGGGCATATTTACTATGCATGATCTGGCACACGCAAATTATTATCAGCTGAAGCAAAATTTTGGCGTCTTAGGTACTCAACTGTATGCACACAGCTGGGGCATCGATCGATCATTCTTAGGTCAGAAATACAAAGTAAAATCTAAGTCGATAGGGAACAGTCGGTTCTGTTGCAAAGTTTTAAATAAAGAATAAAATCCCTTACGGTATCTATGATTTAAGCTGAGATTCCCAATAATACCTTGATTTCAGTACAGACCGAAAACCCGAAGAGAGTGCCTTCTTTTCGGGTTTTCTTATATAATCCTCGAATGGCTCCCATGCATTTAATCGTGGTAGAGGCAGTGCGTAAACTTCGATAGAATTTATTGCGTCTCTTTACTGGACGATGGTCTTGTTCAATCAAATTATTCAGGTATTTAATGGTACGATGTTCTGTCCCTTGATAAAAGCCGTATTCTTTTAGTTTCTTAAAGGCACTTGTAATAGAGGGGGCTTTATCTGTGACTACAACCTTCGGTTCGTCAAACTGCTTCACTAACCGCTTAAGAAAAGCATAGGCTGCTTGTGTGTCCCGTTTTTTACGTAACCAAATATCCAAGGTTAAACCATCTGCATCGATGGCTCGATACAAATAATGCCATTTTCCTTTAATTTTGATGTACGTTTCATCCATTTTCCATGAATAAAAGGATTTTTTATTTTTCTTTTTCCAAATTTGATAGAGTAGTTTGCCATATTCTTGCACCCAACGATAAATCGTCGTATGAGAAACGTTAATGCCACGATCATATAAGATTTCTTGAACTTCACGATAGCTAAGGTTATAACGAAGATAGTAGCCCACGGCTACAATAATCACATCCTGCTGAAATTGCTTTTCTTTAAAATGATTCATCGTCATTCCTCCTGCTATCTTTTTCTATTATTCTACCTTATTTGATAGTAGATTTAAAACTTTGCAACAGAACCCAAACTTTTGTCAAACGCTCTTTCTTTACAGTTTAGTTGTTTGGCTCACGTTCTTCTACTTTAAACTCGCTTAAAGGCTCATCTAGTAGGGGTTCGTAATGCATAGTTTCTAATAAGTACAACGTGTCATAAATAATTTGGTGTTCTTGTTCTTTGGTTTGTGGTTTTGCAGTGGCTACAATCTGCATGATATTTCTGTACATATCTTCAGCATTGTCATCATGAAAATAAGTAACCATTTCTAATGTTTCTAACCGTTGCAATAGTTTGGGGTATTTCATCGTGTTTTCTCCTTTCATCAAAGCCACAGGCTCTTTTTGAGCCTGTGCTTTGCTTCCTTCTACAATCCGCCATTCTCTCGAAAACTATAGTAACGATTGCTCGTAACAACGAGGTGGTCGAGTAGGAAAATTCCTAATAGGTTGCCAGCTTCTTTGATGCGTTCTGTAAATAATTTATCTGCTTCACTTGGTTGCGGATTTCCGCTTGGGTGATTATGCGCGATACAAATGCGAGTCGCGTTGCTAAGAATTGCTCGTTGGAAAATATCTCTTGGGTGAGCAATCGATTGGTTTATCGTACCTCGGTGCACGACAGATAAACTGTTTACTTTGTTTTTTGTATTCAAACATAGCAACATCAAAACTTCTTGCGTTTCATTTCCAATCTCATCCATTAGCCATTGGGCAATGCCAAAGCTGGACGTAATTTTTTGTATTTCTAAGGTGGAATCACAGACAACTTGTTTGAGACGGACAATTTCTACTACTTTTTCATAACTAACTGACATTGTTTTCTCCTTCTTTCTTTTAGGCTTTTTTTCCCAACACATTTTTTTAGAGGTTGAGAGAAGTGAAGCTGGATTCTTTTGTTATTTGTTTTGTTGTCAAGGATCGAGTGGCAGTGTTTTTCTCCTTTCTTTTTATTTGCCATTTTTTCAGTGCGTTTCGGTCGTTTGCTGTGGTTATCCCTTAGCTTAGACACAAAGAAAAAACAAGGACGAACGTAGAGAGTTCATATATCCTTGTTTTTTCGACTGGCTATGCTATAACCACTTTCAGCAAGCGGTAGATACGTACAAAATGGACGGTTAAATGAAAAGAACACACAACAATGACAATCGGACATGGTTTTGACAACGAAATGCTTTCCCTTGTCTTCTTTTGACCAATTTTTTCGTATTTACTCTTAAAAGGGAAGGAGGGGAAGGTTATGTATTTTAAAAATAACTGTGGACATGTCTTTGTCGACGGATCAAAAGTAATTGTTGAAACGGGTACATTTAAACGAATAACAGAATTTTATTCGATTTTCAATTCATCTATTCAAATGGAATTTAACGACAGTATTGTAGAGTTAGAAATCTATTCAAACGTAAACAAACTAGCAGATGCCCTATTAAAAGAGTATGGTGTAGACTAACCGACATGCAACGAGAAAACAATAGCAACAGGTATGCTTTCAGCTGCAGATTAAATTAAAAAAGCTTGAATTGTTGGTAAATCAACAATTCAAGCTTTTAACAGGTATTTTTGTATACAGGTTTTATCGGTATCATCACTTCAAAAACTTGTAACTCCTTTTCCGTTGTAAATACTTCATTTTGCCACAGTAACTCCCAAATATCTCCATCTATTTTAACTGATGTTGTTCTAAAAATAATGAAACACGTTGAGTAAGATCAAGAATTTGCTGTTTTTTATCGGTAGTAAACTCTGAATGGTGTTAGTATCAAATCTTAAACAGCTTTTCGTAGAGACAAGAACGTCGATTGTAAAATTAAGCGAGACAAATAAAAAAGTCATTTGTGCTACACTCAAGATAGTTCCCGCAAAAGAATTATAAGGAGTGAAGACAAATGACCTATACCCATCTTACATCAAATGAACTTGCAATGATAGAGGCGTATTATAATAATCATCAATCTGTAGCCAAAACCGCAGTACTATTGAATAGATCTAGACAAACGATTCATAAAGTTTACCAATTTTTCAAAACAGGGCACAATGCTCTAGATTATTTCAATCAATACAAGAAGAATAAAACTCGCTGTGGCAGACGTCCTATTGTCTTATCAGATGAACAAACAGAATATATTCAAAAGAGGGTTGTTCAAGGTTGGACACCTGATGTGATTGTTGGCCGTGCAGAGTTTTCTATTTCTTGTTCTATGCGTACACTTTATCGTATGTTTAAACAAGGCGTATTTGAAGTGACTCACCTACCTATGAAAGGAAAACGTAAAGCCAACGGACACAAAGAAACTCGGGGAAAACAATCTTTTCGTCGATCACTTCGTGACAGAGGAAATGATTATTCTAAATTCAATCAAGAATTTGGCCACCTTGAAGGTGACACTATTGTTGGAAAACATCATAAAAGTGCTGTTATTACACTTGTTGAACGATTATCAAAAGTGATTATTACATTAAAACCTAAAGGTAGACACGCGATTGATATTGAAACGCGCTTAAATAGCTGGTTGAAATCAATTCCTAATCATCTGTTTAAATCTATTACATTTGATTGTGGTAAAGAGTTCTCTAATTGGAAATCCATCAGTAACTCAAATGATATTGATATCTATTTTGCTGATCCTGGAACACCTTCACAACGAGCATTATATGAAAATTCAAATGGTTTATTACATAAAGATGGTTTACATAAAAGAATGATTTCAAAGAAGTTGATGAAACTTTTATTCAAGCTATTACGCCAAAAAGAAACAATATACCTAGAAAATCATTAAACAACAAAACGCCATTGGAAGTATTTTTGAGTTATGTTGAAAATGATATTTTGGTTGCGTCAAGAATTATGTGTAAATGGAAAAAACCATTCTGTCGGTTAAGTTAAAACATTGATTCTAATGTATCTTGTATTTCTTTAAAACCTTTATGAATCCGACACAAAAATTTCTGATTATAGTTGTTGAATTGAGAAACTAAGAATCTCTCTAGAGATTCTTCATTAGGGAATTGTTCTTTTCTTTTTGTATATTTCTTTAATTGTTTGTTAAAACCTTC belongs to Vagococcus carniphilus and includes:
- a CDS encoding IS6-like element IS1216 family transposase, producing the protein MNHFKEKQFQQDVIIVAVGYYLRYNLSYREVQEILYDRGINVSHTTIYRWVQEYGKLLYQIWKKKNKKSFYSWKMDETYIKIKGKWHYLYRAIDADGLTLDIWLRKKRDTQAAYAFLKRLVKQFDEPKVVVTDKAPSITSAFKKLKEYGFYQGTEHRTIKYLNNLIEQDHRPVKRRNKFYRSLRTASTTIKCMGAIRGLYKKTRKEGTLFGFSVCTEIKVLLGISA
- a CDS encoding JAB domain-containing protein, yielding MSVSYEKVVEIVRLKQVVCDSTLEIQKITSSFGIAQWLMDEIGNETQEVLMLLCLNTKNKVNSLSVVHRGTINQSIAHPRDIFQRAILSNATRICIAHNHPSGNPQPSEADKLFTERIKEAGNLLGIFLLDHLVVTSNRYYSFRENGGL